The DNA segment GTTGGTGCTGATGGCCGTGCTGGTGGTGATTGGGATTGCGGTGATTTACCGTGTCCCAGAACCGCGCGATCTGGCAGAGGCCCCAGCAGAATCAGCCCTCGACAAGCCGCAGCCAAAATCTCCCGACTCCGAACCCACCTATGCCTCGCCGCAGGAAGTCGACTCGCTTCCCAGAGATTCGCAAACTTGAAGCGACGTTTGTTGGCAAGCTGCTAAGCAATGCCAACCTGTTGCAGAGCCAAGTAAAACAGCAGTGCAATCCACAGCGCCGCGACCACCACCATCGCCACCAGAAACCCTAGATGGGGCTTGGGCGGGTTGTTGGTCGGAAGAAACGTGGGCACCGTATGGGGTTGCTCCGGAGGATGTGATTGCCGCGTTTTCTTCTTCTCTTGCTTGGCCGCCGTCATGTTATGCCGGTCCCGATTCTTCCGAGAATTGAAAGTCGAAATTCTTCACGAACGCATCCTCGAAATCGTATTGATCGTCGAAATCTTCACGTCGATCGGTCTTCGACTTTTTCATCATGTTGATGCTGATCAAGTTGTAAACAATGTCGCCGAAGTCGCTCGTCGTGTGAATGCCCCACGAGTTCAGCACCACTTTGGCCAGCAAACCATACTGCTGTGTGGCGTAGTGCCGAATGGCCTGGCAAAGCATCTGACCGGTCAAGTGGCTTTCGGCTTCTTCTTCCTCTTCCCACCCTTCCACGTCGTCTTCCTCGTCGAAGCACTCTAGGTCGAGGTCTTCGAGATCTTCTTCCTCTTCCTCAGCCAAGTCGTCTTCCGTTTCTTGCTGTTGAAAACGTTGGCCGTACGAAAGGGCTTCGCGAACGAACTGATACGCTTCCATGCGAAAGCGCTGGTCGTCTTTCAAAAGTTGCATGAATGCGGAATAAGTGTCTTCGGACATGCGTTTATTCCTCGCTGACGTCTTGATTGTTAGGGGTGTCGTCGCCTTGATCCTCGCTGCCGGTTTTTTTGTCGCGACGTTTTCCTCGTCGCGAACTTCCTCCGGGGTTGCCGCTACCCCGTTTTAAAACCGTCAGCACTTCGCTGGCATCGATCATGATGTTGCGGTTGTCTTCCATCCGCACCAATAGTTGTCCCGCGAGGATCTCGTGATTCAACACGCGTCCGCGTCCGTTGCCGGTCACGATCTCGCTGCCGATCGGGGGCAAGTCTCGCTGTAATTCTTCGTAGGTATCGTACTCATAACGGAGACAGCATTTCAGCCGCCCGCACCGTCCCGAGATTTTGGTCGGGTCTAGGGTTGCCTTCTGCAGCTTGGCCATCCGCATCGAGACCGGAGGCATTTCGCTCAGGTGCGTGTTGCAACAAACCGGCTTCCCGCAATCGCCAAAATCGGCGAGCAGCTTGGCTTCGTCTCGGACACCAATCTGCCGCATTTCGATTCTGGTTTGCAATTCCGAGGCCAGTGCTTTCACCAGATCTCGGAAGTCGACGCGGGCTTCGGCCAGATAGTAAACGACGACCCGCTCTCCGCCAAATAGATGTTCAATATCCACCAATTGCATCGGCAGATCCATCTCGGAGATGACCCGCCGCACCGTATCGATTTCGCGGCGGATATCCCCGCTCATGTGCTGCGTTTGCTTTTCGTCTTCTTCCGACATGGCGCGCATGATCGAACCGAAGGCCGGATCGCTCAACTGCTTCACCGCCTCGTCGGTTGCCTCGCACAAGATATCACCGACTTCTAAACCACGTTTAGTGCGGATGATGACTTTGTCGTCGCGACCATATTCGTCCTTGGCTCGGGCCGTAAATACGCCCAAAAAACGCATGGCCCCATAGCGAACGATGTACTTCGCCATACTGGTTTTTGTCTTTTTATATTGCGTCGAGACCGCCCGAAAGTGGCCCGACAAGCACAAATGCCCCCCAGGCAGCCCTCAGCGAAACCCCGCCAGCGACGTCCTGGATAGCATGGAATAGTTTGGGAAAACCTTCGAAGTATAACCGGTTTCAGGCTTTCATTGAAATCTGGGGCAACGTTAACCGCTATCGGAAGGTTACGGCAAGATCTCGTCCACATTCTCTGGCGGGCGTCCCAGACGTGCCTGGTTGCCTACCACGACGATCGGTCGCTCGATGATCTTGGGGTTGGCGACCATCTGGGCAATCGTCTCGGCCTCGCTTTCAGGGCGGGGCAAACCGAGTGCGGTACGGTCTTTCTGGCGAACCAGTTGCTCGGCTTTCATGCCCAGCTTTTTGAGCAGTTGCTTCAGCGTTTTCTCGTCGATCGGCTCTTTCAAGTACTCGATCACCTGAGGCTCGATCCCCTGATCGTGCAGCCTGGCCAGGGTTTGACGGCTCTTTGTACAGCGCGGATTGTGATAGATCGTGACCGTCATGATTGATCTTAAACGGGGAATTGAAGGGATTTTAGGCAAATTCGATTCGCGGCAGGCTAACCCTGTGTAACCCTTAACAAGGCTTCTGCATCGTAGATTACAACGATGTGGGTTTGGCACCATCCGCCTCTTGGCGGTTGTCCCAGCCAGCGCAGCCCCCATAATAAAAGGAAGGCCCCCGGCTTGTGAACCTCGCTGGAATCCGCAACTCTATGGAGTCGTAACCGGATTTCGCGCGCCACAGGCGGTTCGGCTGAGCGAAATTTTTTCAGACCACTTAAGAAACGTACACCCATATTCATTTGATCGGGAGTAGCCATCATGGCCAACGTATTTAACGAAGAAAACTTTGATGCAGAAGTCCTTAAATCGAGCGAGCCGGTCCTGGTCGACTTTTGGGCTCCTTGGTGCGGGCCTTGCCGCCAACTGGCTCCCGTGATCGACCAACTAGCCACCGAATACGAAGGTTCGGTCAAAGTCGGCAAAGTCGATACCGACCAAAACCCCAACCTGGCGGTTAAGTACGGGATTCAAAGCATTCCGACGATCATGATTTTCAAGAACGGCGAAGTCGTCAATCAGATGCTGGGCAACCAGCCCAAAGCCAACCTGCAACAAGCTCTCGACGCCGCCAAGGGCTAGTCGACGAGATTCGCTTGAAGCCGAAAACTGCTAGCAAAACGGAGGTTACCCCCTCCGTTTTGTTCTTTGCTAGCCCGATAGTTTTGACAACACCCTGGGCAAATTAATCGCCCTAGCCGTTAAACTCAACTTCTCAGGCGGATCATGCCGATGCGAAGAGATGGCCGCGCGTTTTATCTTCGTCCGCCGACCTCCTGCACTGATTCGCCATGAAGTCTTCTGCCAATCGCCCAATCAACGTAACTCCTCAGCCTCGTGAGCCATCGCCGCACGAGTCGCCGGAGTTACGGATCGATCCGCCGCACGAGACCAATACCGAGTCAACTCATTCCGCCATGCTGGAAGAAGACCAAGGGGTCGACCTTTCCGCCGCCGATCTCGAAACGCTACCCGACTGGCAGCGGCGTCAGATCAACCAACTGGCCCGGCTGTTACGAGATCGTCAAGTTGACCTCGACCGGCGCGAAGCGGAATTGAATGCTCGCCTCGCCAACTTCGAAAGCCAGCAGCGTAGCGCCGCCCTGGCCCAAGCCGAGCAGTTTGACCAAACGCCAACGCCCGAAACCGCTTCCGCGCCTGCGGCTTCCAACCCACTGCGAAGCATTGAAGAAAAGATTCGCTCCTGGCGCCAAAAGTGGCGTGGCGAAGCTGCGGAGACTTCTGCCGAACCACCCATCAACGACGGGGTAACGGTTCGCCTAGAGAAACTGGCCGAGGCTGAATCGCAATTGGCCCACCAATGGGCGCTGCTCAAGAATGCCCGCTCGCTGCAAGACTTGCGCGAGAAAGAGTTTGCTGGTTATGCTCAACAAGTCGAGCGAGAACTAGAGCAAAGCCGCTCCCAACAGCAAAACTGGCTCGAACAAGAGCAAGTCCAGCTAGCACGGCAACTCGAAGACATCGAACGCCGCGAAGCTGATCAGGCCGGTGTCCAGCAGGAATTAGAACTGGCGTTCGCCGAACTGCAAGTCATTCGCGATCAACTGGAATTGGCCTGGGCCGAGATTCGCGTGCGGATACCGTCGGCGCTGCGTCGACGACTCGACCAACAAACCGATCAAGCCGCCGATCACTTCGACAAGGCCAGCCAGGCTCGTCACCAATCGTCAAAGCTAGAAATTCGGCACCTGCTGCACCAGTTGGAACTCGCCAAGCTGGAAATCCAAGAACAACAAGTTCAGCTCGAAGACGACACCCAGCGGCAGTTCACCGAACTGCGTCGTGCCAAACGAGAACTCTCTGACCGCGAATCGCTCGTCCGTGCCCAACTCGCCGAACTACGCCGCGAGCAAGAAACGCTGAACGAAACCAAGCTCGACCTGCTCAAACAGCGCTATCAAGAGCTAAGCCAAGCGATCATCCCCAAAGCCGCTTAGCCAAGTGGTTGCGATTTGAGGCTACTACGCGGCCGTTAAGCCACCATGCGGCCTGTCTAGCAACTTACTTCAGCGCAAAAAAGAGGACGCTCTATCAAGAGCGTCCCCCGAATCGTGCTGATTCATCTTAGGCGAAGTTCGCCAACCGCTGTGGTCGCTTAGTTGCCTTCCGCAACCGGCGAGTAAGAAGACGAGGATTCGTTCTTCTTCTCGCGAGCTTTAGCGACTTCCTTGGCGTACTCAGCTGCTTTGTAGGCAACTTGCAATTCTTGTGGGCTGAAGTACGGGGTGTCAGGACCGATCAAGTGATGGATTCGCTTGTTGGCCAGTTCTTCCCAGCTCATGTCGTTGTTTAGGTGCCAAGCGGCTGCCTGAGCACTTCGTTGATTGATGTCGCCACGACCGAGCAATTGGCACAGTTCAGCCACGCCAGGCTTGGTGGTGTAAGAAGCGATCGGCTTCAATTCGTAAGGAATTTTCGGATTCGGATCTTCCATCCCATGGTCGAGGCAAACGCCTTGGATCTTCAGCTTCTGGACTTTTTCAGGCAAGACGTTGAAGAAACCGCCGCCGCCGCCACCGCGGTTCATACCGCCGCCCATGCCGCCGCCGCCCATGCCGCCGCCCATGCCGCCGCCGCCCATGCCCATGCCTTGGTTACCGCCGCCGCCACCCATGCCGCCGCCCATACCGCCGCCACCCATGCCGCCGCCCATGCCGCCGCCACCCATGCCGCCACCGAAGTTTTGGGCCAAAGGTACACCGGCAAACGCGGCTGGTAATTCGACGCGCATTTTCTTCTTGGTTTTGTTCGTGAAGATCATGGTGCCTCTTTCCGAACTCATCGGAATGAACTTCACCTCGATGTCACCGTTGTCGATCGCCTGGAACATCTCGACCGTTTCTACTTCGTCGGTCGCGTCCTTTGCAATTTCTGCCGCAACTACCGTAGTAGCCGCAATGCCTAGCATGGCCACGCAGCCAACCCATCGTCCAACCATGTGCCATTTCATAAGAAAGATGCTCCTGTGATTCGCACCGAAAGCGAATATCGGCGAATCGATTAACGACTTCGAGATGATTCCAAGACAAGATCCAACGCGGCTTTGCCTATCAATCAGCCAGACGCGGATGCTTCCCCTACCAATAAGTAGGAAACACGACTCTTAAAGCTTAATCGCTGCGAGCAATCAAGCCAACAAATTTGCGCACCGATTATTCCCCTTTCCTCAAGGAATCTCACCTGCCCGTCCAGGGGGGACAGAAGTCAACTTAGGAGGTTTACGGCAATTAACGGCCTTGCTGGCTGGCAATTACCCCTCACTTAGTGGGGCACTCTCGCCGTACGAGCAGAGACATCCAACCGCCCAAAGGGCCGCTAAGCACCATTATCGCAGAAACTAGGGGGACTTACCCTAAACAAATTGACGAATCACCCCTTTATTCTGGTATAACAAGCTCTAATCATGTGGATCAAAGCGGCAGAACTTGCGATCCACAGACATCTTCAGCAGAAATACTTCGGTAGTGGCGCGCCTCCCTCGATTTTCGCACCTCGGAT comes from the Bremerella cremea genome and includes:
- the arsC gene encoding arsenate reductase (glutaredoxin) (This arsenate reductase requires both glutathione and glutaredoxin to convert arsenate to arsenite, after which the efflux transporter formed by ArsA and ArsB can extrude the arsenite from the cell, providing resistance.); the encoded protein is MTVTIYHNPRCTKSRQTLARLHDQGIEPQVIEYLKEPIDEKTLKQLLKKLGMKAEQLVRQKDRTALGLPRPESEAETIAQMVANPKIIERPIVVVGNQARLGRPPENVDEILP
- the trxA gene encoding thioredoxin, producing MANVFNEENFDAEVLKSSEPVLVDFWAPWCGPCRQLAPVIDQLATEYEGSVKVGKVDTDQNPNLAVKYGIQSIPTIMIFKNGEVVNQMLGNQPKANLQQALDAAKG
- a CDS encoding Minf_1886 family protein, with product MSEDTYSAFMQLLKDDQRFRMEAYQFVREALSYGQRFQQQETEDDLAEEEEEDLEDLDLECFDEEDDVEGWEEEEEAESHLTGQMLCQAIRHYATQQYGLLAKVVLNSWGIHTTSDFGDIVYNLISINMMKKSKTDRREDFDDQYDFEDAFVKNFDFQFSEESGPA
- a CDS encoding PSP1 domain-containing protein gives rise to the protein MAKYIVRYGAMRFLGVFTARAKDEYGRDDKVIIRTKRGLEVGDILCEATDEAVKQLSDPAFGSIMRAMSEEDEKQTQHMSGDIRREIDTVRRVISEMDLPMQLVDIEHLFGGERVVVYYLAEARVDFRDLVKALASELQTRIEMRQIGVRDEAKLLADFGDCGKPVCCNTHLSEMPPVSMRMAKLQKATLDPTKISGRCGRLKCCLRYEYDTYEELQRDLPPIGSEIVTGNGRGRVLNHEILAGQLLVRMEDNRNIMIDASEVLTVLKRGSGNPGGSSRRGKRRDKKTGSEDQGDDTPNNQDVSEE